The sequence ATTATTGTTCTAAACGTGTTTCCAGAGTATTATTGTTCTAACCGTGTTCCCAGAGTATTCCAGAGTATTATTGTTCTAACCATGTTTCAGAGTATTATTGTTCTAAACGTGTTTCCTAATATTCAGAGTATTATTGTTCTAACCGTGTTCCCAGCTGTATTCCAGAGTATTGTTCTAACCATGTTCCCCAGTATTCCAGAGTATTATTGTTCTAACCGTGTTCAGTATTCCAGAGTATTGTTGTTCTAACCGTGTTTCCAGAAGTAAGTAGTATTGTTCTAACCGTGTTTCCCTTCAGAGCGTCTCCATATCCTCCAAACAGCAGAGCCTGAGCCCTGAGGAAGGCCTTGGCCACGCCCACACCTGCTGGACGCTTTGCCTGGCGTTTCAGACACACAACTTCAGACCTGAtacctggtacacacacacacacacacacacacacacacacacacacacacacacacacacacacacacacacacacacacacacacacacacacacacacacacacacacacacacacacacacacacacacacacacacacacacacacacacacacacacacacacacacacacacacacacattgtcacaTAGACACAttgttacacagacacacaagtcCACAcacaatttacacacacacaatatctaaATTTGCTTACTTGCTCAAATGCAATAGGTCGTGAAACCAGGCAtgcaaacacacatgcacgcactcacgcacacacgcacgcacgcacgcacacacacacacacacacacacacacacacacacacacacacacacacacacacacacacacacacacacacacacacacacacacacacacacacacacacacacacacacacattcacattacCACATCTGCTGAGTATCTTCTTCAGGTCTTAGAAGGGAGACTCAGTCTACATTCACACATTACCACATCTGCTGGTATCATTAATTCTTCAGGTCCAACTAATCAATCAATCAGGGAGACTCAATCAATCAGTGTTGGTGTCTACATTCAGAATCACCACGTCCTCTAACCCCCGGCTTCTCACTCTCTGGATCAATACATCAACACATTAATCAATAcatcaatacatcaatcaactaatcaatcaatcagtcagtcaacaaaccaaccaatcaactaatcaatcaatcagtcagtcaacaaaccaaccaatcaactaatcaatcaatcagtcagtcaacaaaccaaccaatcaactaatcaatcaatcagtcagtcaacaaaccaaccaatcaactaatcaatcaatcagtcagtcaacaaatcaaccaatcaactaatcaatcaatcagtcagtcaacaaaccaaccaatcaactaatcaatcaatcaatcagtcagtcaactaaccaaccaatcaactaatcaatcagtcagtcaaccaaccaaccaataaacTAATCAATCAGTCACTCAAcaaaccaaccaatcaactaatcaatcagtcagtcaacaaactaaccaatcaactaatcaatcagtcagtcaaccaaccaaccaatcaactaatcaatcaatcagtcagtcaacaaaccaactaatcaatcagtcagtcagtaaatccACAAAAacagtctgtccgtctgtccaccCGTCCATCCGTCTGTCCATCAGTCAGTTATTATCCGATGTGATCTCACAGTATACTGTATGATTCATACTGCCCTGCAGGTCCTGGCTGCTTGTCTGAGGGATGAAACACCATTAGAACCTTATAGAAACCATGGAGACGCTGTAGTTACTGTCCATCAGTCAGTTATTATCCGATGTGGTCTCACAGTATACTGTATGATTCATACTGCCCTGCAGGTCCTGGCTGCTTGTCTGAGGGATGAAACACCATTAGAACCTTATGGAAACCATGGAGACGCTGTAGTTACTGTACCTCTGTCAGACTGGAGTGGACTCCTATGAGGAAGGGCATCGGagcactgagagacagacagacagagagaggttgagtgCTTTAACATatacatatctgtgtgtgtgtgtgtgttttctctctctctgaccagcagtagtccagtaggtgtgtgtgtgtgttttctctctctctgaccagcagtagtccagtaggtgtgtgtgtgtgttctctctctctgaccagcagtagtccagtaggtgtgtgtgtgtgtgttttctctctctctgaccagcagtagtccagtaggtgtgtgtgtgtgtgttttctctctctgaccagcagtagtccagtaggtgtgtgtgtgtgtgttctctctctctgaccagcagtagtccagtaggtgtgtgtgtgtgtgtgtgtgtgtgtgtgagtgtgtgtgtgtgtgttttctctctctctgaccagcagtagtccagtagggtgtgtgtgtgtgtgtgtgtgtgtgtgtgtgtgttctctctctctgaccagcagtagtccagtaggtgtgtgtgtgtagtaggtgtgtgtgtgtgttttctctctctgaccagcagtagtccagtaggtgtgtgtgtgtgttctctctctgaccagcagtagtccagtaggtgtgtgtgtgtgtgttcttctctctgaccagcagtagtccagtaggtgtgtgtgtgtgttgttctctctctctgaccagcagtagtccagtaggtgtgtgtgtgttttctctctgaccagcagtagtccagtaggtgtgtgtgtgtgtttttctctctctgaccagcagtagtccagtaggtgtgtgtgtgttttctctctctctgaccagcagtagtccagtaggtgtgtgtgtgttttctctctctctgaccagcagtagtccagtaggtgtgtgtgtgtgtgtgtgttttctctctctctgaccagcagtagtccagtaggtgtgtgtgtgtgtgtgttttctctctctctgaccagcagtagtccagtaggtgtgtgtgtgtgttttctctctctctgaccagcagtagtccagtaggtgtgtgtgtgttctctctctctgaccagcagtagtccagtaggtgtgtgtgtgtgcgtgttttctctttctctgaccagcagtagtccagtaggtgtgtgtgtgtgtgtgttttctctttctctgaccagcagtagtccagtaggtgtgtgtgtgtctgttctctctctctgaccagcagtagtccagtaggtgtgtatgtgtgtgtgtatgtgtgtgtgtgtgttctctctctgaccagcagtAGTCCAGTAGGTGTGGGGGCAGGACAGGTATGAAGATGTGTTGCCAGTACATGGGGTAGAGCACAGCACTGAGGGCATGAACACACGCTGTCAACTGGagcggagagatggggagagagagagagagaggggggagggagagagagaggggagagagagagaggtgggagggagagagagaggggggagagagagaggtgggagggagagagagggggagagagagagaggtgggagggagagagagggggagagagagaggtgggagggagagaggggggagagagaggtgggagggagagacagaggggagagagagaggtgggagggagagacagagggggggtggggagggagagacagagggggagagagagagaggtgggagggagagacagaggggagagagagagaggtgggagggagagagagaggtgggagggagagacagagggggagagagagagagaggtgggagggagagagagggggagagagagaggtgggagggagagagagaggtgggagggagagacagagggggagagagagagagaggtgggagggggtagggagggagagagggagagagagagaggtgagagggagagacagagggggagagagagaaaggtgggaggagagagagaggtgggagggatggagagagatggggggtgggagggaggtgggaggggggagggagaggggtgggagagaggagagtggtgggaggagagagacagagggggagagagggagggagggagagagggaggagagagagaggtgggaggagagagagaggtgggagggagggagggaggtggaagggagagagagaggtgggagggaggagggaggtggaagggagagagaggtgggagggagagagagaggtggaatggaggaagagaggtgggagggagagacagagggggtagagagagagatgggaaggagagagaggtgggagggagggagggagagaggtgggggagggagagaggtgggggggggggaggtgggggagagagaggtgggagagagggagagaggtggggggagagagaggtgggagagggagagaggggagagagggagagagggaggagagagagaggtgggagggaggagggagaggggtgggagggagggagggagggagagagggagggagagaggagagaggtggggggagagagagaggtgggagagagggagagaggtgggggagagaggaggtgggagagagggagagagggagagagggagggagagagaggtgggggaggtgggggagagagagagaggtgggagagagggagagagggagagagggaggagagagagaggtgggagagagggagagagagaggtgggaggaaggAGCCCAATCAGAACAGCATACGTTTATGTTAGAAATTACGGAAAGCAACTTTTGAGAATGGGTTGAATGAAGTTTTGTGAGTTGttgatgtatagtgtgtgtgtgtgtatcctcacTGTGCTGAGTTTGCTGGAGAGGATGAGGATGCGTCTCTCAAACAACATGCTGGCATAGAGCTGGAGGAGGTTAGACACATCTACCGCTACCACCAACTCTGTCAGgttcctctgtaacacacacacacacacacacacacacacacacacacacacacacacacacacacacacacacacacacacacacacacacacacacacacacacacacacacacacacacacacacacacacacacagtattaaaaCAATAGGCAATTAAAAAACAATTAACCTAAAGCATTCAGGTCCCGCTGTACTGTAAGACCTGTCGTTACCATGGAgactttataatataataatattatatataatgtattataatcTTCCTGTGGTGATCTCTCtgtcaatgttaagacaggggttatctatgagatgtataatcaatgttaagacaggggtcatctatgagatgtataatcaatgttaagacgggtcatctatgagatgtataatcaatgttaagacaggggtcatctgagatgtataatcaatgttaagatctatgagatgtataatcaatgttaagacagggtcatctatgagatgtataatcaatgttaagacgggtcatctatgagatgtatagtataatcaatgttaagacaggggtcatctatgagatgtataatcaatgttaagacaggggtcatctatgagatgtataatcaatgttaagacagggtcatctatgagatgtataatcaatgttaagacaggggtcatctatgagatgtataatcaatgttaagacaggggtcatctatgagatgtataatcaatgttaagacaggggtcatctatgagatgatgtatgagatgtataatcaatgttaagacagggtcATCTATGatatgtataatcaatgttaaaaCGGGTCATCTAagagatgtatagtataatcaatgtcaagacaggggtcatctatgagatgtatagtataatcaatgttaaaacgggtcatctatgagatgtataatataatcaatgttaagacaggggtcatctatgagatgtataatcaatgtcaATAATCAATGTTAAGATCAATGTTaagggtcatctatgagatgtataatcaatgttaggGGTCAtcagatgtataatcaatgttaaacaggggtcatctatgagatgtatagtataatcaatgttaagacaggggtcatctatgagatgtataatcaacattaagacaggggtcatctatgagatgtataatcaatgttaagacaggggtcatctatgagatgtataatcaatgttaagacagggtcatctatgagatgtataataatcaatgttaagacaggggtcatctatgagatgtataatcaatgttaagacaggggtcatctatgagatgtataatcaatgttaagacaggggtcatctatgagatgtataatcaatgttaagacaggggtcatctatgagatgtataatcaatgttaagacaggggtcatctatgagatgtataatcaatgttaagacaggggtcatctatgagatgtataatcaatgttaagacaggggtcatctatgagatgtataatcaatgttaagacaggggtcatctatgagatgtataatcaatgttaagacaggggtcataagacaggggtcatctatgagatgtataatcaatgttaagacaggggtcatctatgagatgtataatcagcatgttaagacaggggtcatctatgagatgtataatcaatgttaagacaggggtcatctatgagatgtataatcaatgttaagacagggtcatctatgagatgtataatcagtcatctatgagatgtaagacaggggtcatctatgagatgtataatcagcatgttaagacaggggtcatctatgagatgtatagtataatcaatgttaaaacgggtcatctatgagatgtataatataatcaatgttaagacaggggtcatctatgagatgtatagtataatcaatgttaaaacgggtcatctatgagatgtataatataagacaggggtcatcagatgtattaagacaggggtcatctaagagatgtatagtataatcaatgtcaagacaggggtcatctatgataTGTATattataatcaatgttaagacaggggtcatctatgagatgtataatcaatgttaagacaggggtcatctatgagatgtataatcaatgttaagacaggggtcatctatgagatgtataatcaatgttaagacaggggtcatctatgagatgtataatcaatgttaagacgggtcatctatgagatgtatagtataatcaatgttaagacaggggtcatctatgagatgtataatatAAGcattaagacaggggtcatctatgagatgtatagtataatcaatgttaagacaggggtcatctatgagatgtataatcaatgttaagacaggggtcatctatgagatgtataatcaatgttaagacaggggtcatctatgagatgtatagtataatcaatgttaagacaggggtcatctatgagatgtatagtataatcaatgttaagacaggggtcatctatgagatgtataatcaatgttaagacaggggtcatctatgagatgtatagtataatcaatgttaagacaggggtcatctatgataTGTATAATCAAGTCATCTAagagatgtatagtataatcaatgtcaagacaggggtcatctatgagatcaATGTTAAacgggtcatctatgagatgtataatcaatgttaagacagggtcatctatgagatgtataatcaatgtcaAGACAGGGGTCAATGTTaagtataatcaatgttaaggggtcatctatgagatgtataatcaatgttaagacaggggtcatctatgagatgtataatcaatgttaagacaggggtcatctatgagatgtatataatcaatgtgaagacaggggtcatctatgagatgtataatcaatgttaagacaggggtcatctatgagatgtataatcaattttaagacaggggtcatctatgagatgtataatcaatgttaagacaggggtcatctatgagatgtataatcaatgttaagacaggggtcatctatgagatgtataatcaatgttaaggggtcatctatgagatgtatagtataatcaatgttaagacagggtcatctatgagatgtataatcaatgttaaggggtcatctatgagatgtataatcaatgttaagacaggggtcatctatgagatgtataatcaatgttaagacaggggtcatctatgatgatgtataatcaatgttaagacaggggtcatctatgagatgtataatcaatgttaagacgggtcatctatgagatgtataatcaatgttaagacaggggtcatctatgagatgtatgtataatcaatgttaagacaggggtcatctatgagatgtataatcaatgttaagacaggggtcatctatgagatgtatagtataatcaatgttaagacaggggtcatctatgagatgtataatcaatgttaagacaggggtcatctatgagatgtataatcaatgttaagacaggggtcatctatgagatgtataatcaatgttaagacaggggtcatctatgagatgtataatcaatgttaagacaggggtcatctatgagatgtataatcaatgttaagacaggggtcatctatgagatgtataatcaatgttaatcaatgttaagacaggggtcatctatgagatgtataatcagcattaagacaggggtcatctatgagggtataatcaatgttaagacaggggtcatctatgagatgtataatcagcattaagacaggggtcatctatgagatgtataatcaatgttaagacaggggtcatctatgagatgtataatcagcattaagacaggggtcatctatgagatgtataatcaatgttaagacaggggtcatctatgagatgtataatcaatgttaagacaggggtcatctatgagatgtataatcaatgttaagacaggggtcatctatgtgatgtataatcaatgttaagacaggggtcatctatgagattaAGACAGGgtatgagatgtataatcaacATTAAGACAGGGGTcctctatgagatgtataatcaatgttaagacaggggtcatctatgagatgtataatcaatgttaagacaggggtcatctatgagatgtataatcaatgttaagacaggggtcatctatgagatgtataatcaatgttaagacaggggtcatctatgagatgtataatcaatgttaagacaggggtcatctatgagatgtataatcaatgttaagacaggggtcatctatgagatgtataatcaatgttaagacaggggtcatctatgagatgtataatcaatgttaagacaggggtcatctatgagatgtataatcaatgttaagacaggggtcatctatgagatgtataatcaatgttaagacaggggtcatctatgagatgtataatcaatgttaagacaggggtcatctatgagatgtataatcaatgttaagacaggggtcatctatgagatgtatataCTTATCGCTGGAAACTGACTAATTGCCTTGAGCATATTTTAGTATGTTTGTACTCATATAAGTAGCCTAGCAACAGTAAAGAATGTGTTCTGAGTCAGATGGAATTATCTACAGTATGTGTAAAGAtggaatgatctacagtatgtgtaaagatggaatgatctacagtatgtgtaaaggtggaatgatctacagtatgtgtaaaggtggaatgatctacagtatgtgtaaaggtggaatgatctacagtatgtgtaaaggtggaatgatctacagtatgtgtaaaggtggaatgatctacagtatgtgtaaagatggaatgatctacagtatgtgtaaaggtggaatgatctacagtatgtgtaaagatggaatgatctacagtatgtgtaaaggtggaatgatctacagtatgtgtaaagatggaatgatctacagtatgtgtaaaggtggaatgatctacagtatgtgtaaaggtggaatgatctacagtatgtgtaaagatggaatgatctacagtatgtgtaaaggtggaatgatctacagtatgtgtaaaggtggaatgatctacagtatgtgtaaagatggaatgatctacagtatgtgtaAAGGTGGAATGATCTAAACAGTATGTTTAAAGAtggaatgatctacagtatgtgtaAAGGTGGAATGATCTAATAGTATGTGTAAAGATGGAATGATCTAGCACTGTCTTAAAGGTGAATTCTATGTCATTATATGATCTCTGTATGTTAAAGAtggaatgatctacagtatgtgtaAAGGTGGAATTTATAAAGAtggaatgatctacagtatgtgtaAAGATGGAATTATCTCAGTATGTAAAGATGGAATGATCTACAGTTTTATATCTCTAAACAGGATCTTTCCATAACGGTGATAGGATTGTTCTAATAGATTGTAAACTACTGCCCTTAGCACTGTtttatatcattattatattatctctGTATGTTATAGCTTCACTGTTTTATATCATTATATTATCTCAGTGTTATAGCTTCACTGTTTTATATCATTATATTATCTCTGTATGTTATAGCTTCACTGTTTTATATCATTATATTATCTCTGTATGTTATAGCTTCACTGTTTTATATCATTATATTATCTCAGTGTTATAGCTTCACTGTTTTATATCATTATATTATCTCTGTTTGTTATAGCTTCACTGTTTTATATCATTATATTATCTCAGTGTTATAGCTTTACTGTTTTATATCATTATATTATCTCTGTATGTTATAGTTTCACTGTTTTATATCATTATATTATCTCTGTTTGTTATAGCTTCACTTTCTATATCATTATATTATCTCTGTATGTTATAGTTTCACT is a genomic window of Oncorhynchus gorbuscha isolate QuinsamMale2020 ecotype Even-year unplaced genomic scaffold, OgorEven_v1.0 Un_scaffold_4487, whole genome shotgun sequence containing:
- the LOC124028587 gene encoding DENN domain-containing protein 1B-like isoform X2; the encoded protein is MLSYLPWFEVFYKLLNNLADYLTKGQTNEMRELLGALYTHPLPLAVGSVTLQLVPYFIAPDPRGLPSIPESRNLTELVVAVDVSNLLQLYASMLFERRILILSSKLSTLTACVHALSAVLYPMYWQHIFIPVLPPHLLDYCCAPMPFLIGVHSSLTERVRSRGLEDVVILNVDTNTD
- the LOC124028587 gene encoding DENN domain-containing protein 1B-like isoform X1 produces the protein MLSYLPWFEVFYKLLNNLADYLTKGQTNEMRELLGALYTHPLPLAVGSVTLQLGEKLLVRTEMPRPPGHAPLTPGKGQEGVPYFIAPDPRGLPSIPESRNLTELVVAVDVSNLLQLYASMLFERRILILSSKLSTLTACVHALSAVLYPMYWQHIFIPVLPPHLLDYCCAPMPFLIGVHSSLTERVRSRGLEDVVILNVDTNTD